Genomic segment of Salvia splendens isolate huo1 chromosome 12, SspV2, whole genome shotgun sequence:
gcaatacgttgaacaattcaaaccgggaaaatacattgttcagtcgaaaaaagaaaattacaaatcctagaaaaaaaatacaaatcctagagaaaaaaaattacaaatcctaaaaaaaaaatattaaatcctaaaaaataaaaattacacgtcctagaaaaaatattgaaataatttagagGATAGAAATGGAGAAATTGGTGGAAGAATATTGAAGAAATGGGTATAAatggacaaaaaaaaaaaaaaaaaaatacattttgggGGTTTGCGGCCCGTCCCGCACCGTGTAACCCTAGGCCGGGCCGGGCCGCGGGATGCtcaccaggccgggaacgcggccccgggagcggcctgggccgtgactcgcctccgtgtaacgcatgggacgggccgggactcgcgatttgcggcccggccacTAGCGTTACCGATGCTCTTACGGACAATCCGCAAAATACACCTCTTCTGCAACGCTGCCACCTCACTTTACCGGTCATCACCGCCACTCCGTTTCACACACTTTCACCTCCACTGCGTGTCCGCCGCATGCAAATGGCGAGCCTCGGCGCCGTCAatccaccgccgcctccgccctCCCATGGCCCCGCCGCGATCAGGGCGGAAGACCTGGCTCGCGTCGACATCAGCCTGCTCTCGCAGTCGGAATTGCAAGCCATTTCCCTGTGCTCCGTCTCCGCGCGGCGGAGCGACGACGTCGTCTCCCCGCAGCTCAACCGATCGGTGTTCAACGAGTCCGCCGGCAGCCTCCGCCAGACCTACTCCCGCCTCTGCCACCGCTCCCATTCGCGGCTCCCTCTCCTCCACCAGCCCCACAGCTTCCCCCAACACTCCTCCGATCCCGTGACTCACTCAATTGTCAACTTCCTCAAACACTTCCTCAAAGGCGATCACAATCCCCCGCCCCCGCCGTTGCCGCAGGATTCACCGAAAGCTGCGGCGGCGGAGTTAGGGTTTCTAGGGTTACAGGAGAATGTGAAATTGAAGCGAAATAGGGCGAGGAGAGGCGAGAATTTGGAGAATCTGGAACTGCAGCGAGTGAATGGGAAAGGTGAAATTGTGGATATCGCGGAATTGGGGGAAAAGGGGGATGAGATGTACGGCGATGAATTGAAGCGGAGGACGGCGGGTTTGGAGACTGAGGAGGCTATTTTGGGGGTTTTGGGGGAGTTGGAGGGAGAGTGGTGTAgcaggaggaagaagaggaagtatGTTGATGCAGGCTTGTTCGGAGATGCACTGCCGGCTGGCTGGAAGCTCTTGCTCAGCCTTAGGCGACGCGGTTACCGGGTTTCTGTGCATTGCCGGAGATACATTAGGTAATGTATGTGTAATTGCAGGTTCCTTATATTTTGTCAATTGTTCTTTCTTATGGTTGTTTAGGCTTTGATCCTTATTTGATTTTGCTTTCATACTATTATTAGTGACAGATTGGGTGAGGATCTGTTGTATGTCTTGAGGAAAACATGATTGAAATGAGGTTCTGTAATAGAAAGATTCTCGTTTCGGGTGATTTTAGAAAGGGAAACATGCCAAAATTGGCTTGTTTAAAGAGAAGATGGAGACTTGCATGCTGTTATATTGTCAATTGTTCTGTCTGATGGCTGTTTAGGCTTTGATCCTTATATTGGTTTTGCTTCCATACTTTATTAGTGACAAATTGGGTAGGATGTGTTGTATGTCTTGAGGAAAACATGATTGGAAAAGAGGTTTCTTAGTGGAAAAATTCTCGCTTTGGGTGATTTTAAAGAGAAAGGCGTGTTCAATCAAAGATGGCGTGTTTCTCTTTAAATCCGCCATTAGCATTGCCGTGCTTCCCTTTCAAAAATCACCCAAAACAAGAATTTTGCTGTTTCTTAATCTTGCTATATATAGGAATATGgtggttttgtttgttttcccACACCACTATATTTACATTGTTCAGGTGTGCTTATATCATTGTTTTAAGGTATCATGATTTTCTGATTTGGTTTTTCTGTCTCTCTTTTCCAGCCCCACCGGCCATCAATTTTTGTCATGCGCTGAGGCGGCATCCTTTTTGAGATCCTATTTCAGCAATAAAGATGCAGATCAGCAAATGGTAAATGTGGAAATATCTTATTCTGCATCTTTCCTGGAATTCTTTTTGGAAATTTTTATGAAATGATACTAAATAGAGCTGCAGCAGATTGCATGTCCAGTTGGCAAGACAGATGAGATGCCGCGTCCCATCGTAGCACCGGCAGGTGTAAACTCATCCAGTGCACATGAGAATGAGGATTGCTTGATGGGCATAGAGAATCTCCCCGAAGTTCAAGTTCGGGACGTCTTTGAATGTGTCAAATGCAAACTCACATTTGATGAGAAGAATGTTTATCTTCAGCATCTGTTTTCATTCCACCGCAAGACTACTAAAAGGTACAAACTTGGGACTACTGTTGGCGAGGGTATGATTGTCAAAGATGGAAAATATGAATGCCAATTCTGCCACAAGGTTTTTCAGGAACGGCGTAGTTATAATGGTCATGTAGGTAGTCATGTTAGGAACCCTGGGAAAAAATCCGGTGAACTAGGTGCTCCGGTTGGTACCCCCATAAATGCTGAATCTGCATTGCTGGACGGAGCGCCCTTAAGGTCATCAAAGATGGATGCTTTGATTGAAATTGCTCATAATTCTACTTTCGAAACTTCAAATAATGCAAATGGTGAAGAAACCACTGAAAATCACTCTGGTGTAGTTTTGAGAGTGGAAGAAACTCAGGCAGCATCGGGTTGTCATGAAGAAAAATCAACTTCGGATCCTGTTGAAATTCAGGCAGAGGATTGCAGTGCCGACATAAATGTACCCGATGACTTGAATCAAGGTAGCCAAGCTTCGACAAAGGACAATGGCATCCCGAATGATGATAAGGCATGGAATGTGAACATTAAGACGGATCCCACTTGCATAAGTGTCTCGGGGCCTGTGAGGTCATGTGAGACTCAGCAGTACGAAAACAGTAGCTTGGAAGTCAATCACGAAAACAGGTCCTTGAAGACTAGTGAAGATCATCTACAAGATGCACCTGGGCTTACTGTTGAAGAGATTTTTAAGGGTGGAGTTTCTTCGGCTCCCTTGACTCAGTCATTTCAGTTCTTCCCACCCTTTGATTCCGTGTCAAATAAGGTATCATTTGGTTGCTTGTGTCGATATTAGCTTGTGAAAATATTTGGTTTCTCTGCGCCTTACCTCTGTTCCACGAGATGTTACAGTTTGGGATTATAAATCCGAAAGATTAGAGCTGATTATAGTAACTTGCACTTGCTCTTACTTATAATAGCCATGTATTGAAACACATACATGATCACGGGCTTTTGAAAAGCTCCGATCAGCTCTAGCTTTAAAATAATCACACGAACCCCCCTTAACTCTTCTACTATGCTTATATGCAGGGTGAACATGTATTTTCTGCGGATGATCAAAATCTTGAGAATGTTACTGCATTTGAAGAACTCAGTTTTGATGATATGGAGCCATTCAAGTACGGTTTCGGGAATGGGCAAGAGTTGTCCTCTTTGCCAGGGGGCTCCATCAATTTGAATAGTAACAGCGGGATAGAAGATGAATTTGATCCTTCAGTTAAATTCGGTCAGGAGGAAATCATGCTGAATACTCTACACGCAAATCAGTTAACTGTCTGTGTTTGGTGCAGAGCAGAGTTCAGACTCGAGGGTATTGAATCGGAAACTCTATCAGATTCTATAGGTTACATGTGTCCAACGTGCAAGGCCAACATATCCGAGCACTTTGATGGTGGTCTCTCGATGGATCCTCATAACTTCTGACTTTTGGATATGTTATCTTAGTCACTAAAACTCAT
This window contains:
- the LOC121756901 gene encoding uncharacterized protein LOC121756901; amino-acid sequence: MQMASLGAVNPPPPPPSHGPAAIRAEDLARVDISLLSQSELQAISLCSVSARRSDDVVSPQLNRSVFNESAGSLRQTYSRLCHRSHSRLPLLHQPHSFPQHSSDPVTHSIVNFLKHFLKGDHNPPPPPLPQDSPKAAAAELGFLGLQENVKLKRNRARRGENLENLELQRVNGKGEIVDIAELGEKGDEMYGDELKRRTAGLETEEAILGVLGELEGEWCSRRKKRKYVDAGLFGDALPAGWKLLLSLRRRGYRVSVHCRRYISPTGHQFLSCAEAASFLRSYFSNKDADQQMQIACPVGKTDEMPRPIVAPAGVNSSSAHENEDCLMGIENLPEVQVRDVFECVKCKLTFDEKNVYLQHLFSFHRKTTKRYKLGTTVGEGMIVKDGKYECQFCHKVFQERRSYNGHVGSHVRNPGKKSGELGAPVGTPINAESALLDGAPLRSSKMDALIEIAHNSTFETSNNANGEETTENHSGVVLRVEETQAASGCHEEKSTSDPVEIQAEDCSADINVPDDLNQGSQASTKDNGIPNDDKAWNVNIKTDPTCISVSGPVRSCETQQYENSSLEVNHENRSLKTSEDHLQDAPGLTVEEIFKGGVSSAPLTQSFQFFPPFDSVSNKGEHVFSADDQNLENVTAFEELSFDDMEPFKYGFGNGQELSSLPGGSINLNSNSGIEDEFDPSVKFGQEEIMLNTLHANQLTVCVWCRAEFRLEGIESETLSDSIGYMCPTCKANISEHFDGGLSMDPHNF